CTGAGGGTCATCTGTCTTAGTTGTCTGAGACGTCAGCGTCACAGGAGATGTCATCACCACAGCCTGTGGCAGTGAAGTCGCCGAGGGCGTGGTCCGGATCTGGTAGGTCTGCATATCTCCTGAGGCTGCTGTATGGGCCAAAATGAGAGTTAATCGACGAGCCTCGGAAGGGCCTCTGAGAAGCCTTCTATGGACAGCCAAACATACTTACTCTGTACAACCACCTGGTTGCTGGGCACAAGTATTTGCTGTCCGTCCGAGGTCTGTGCGTACTGCAGAATTGTACCTTGCTGAGTGCTGCCTGAATTGGTCATGGGCAACGTCTGCAGTCCCTGTACTCCGTCTGCGCCTGGACTGGCCAACTGTAAGGCTCCATTCGGGGCAATGGCAACTTCaacc
The window above is part of the Oryctolagus cuniculus chromosome 11, mOryCun1.1, whole genome shotgun sequence genome. Proteins encoded here:
- the ATF1 gene encoding cyclic AMP-dependent transcription factor ATF-1 isoform X4, coding for MTNSGSTQQGTILQYAQTSDGQQILVPSNQVVVQTASGDMQTYQIRTTPSATSLPQAVVMTSPVTLTSQTTKTDDPQLKREIRLMKNREAARECRRKKKEYVKCLENRVAVLENQNKTLIEELKTLKDLYSHKSV